Proteins from one Salarias fasciatus chromosome 14, fSalaFa1.1, whole genome shotgun sequence genomic window:
- the lhx1a gene encoding LOW QUALITY PROTEIN: LIM/homeobox protein Lhx1 (The sequence of the model RefSeq protein was modified relative to this genomic sequence to represent the inferred CDS: substituted 1 base at 1 genomic stop codon) produces the protein MVHCAGCERPILDRFLLNVLDRAWHVKCVQCCECKCNLTEKCFSREGRLYCKNDFFRRFGTKCGGCSQGISPNDLVRRARSKVFHLNCFTCMMCNKQLSTGEELYIIDENKFVCKDDYLNNASVKDTNLLSVTACSDPSLSPDSRTSCRTTWSXRTRRIAALSDKETVNNENDDQNLGGKRRGPRTTIKAKQLETLKAAFAATPKPTRHIREQLAQETGLNMRVIQVWFQNRRSKERRMKQLSALGARRHAFFRSPRRMRTLVDRLEPGELIPNGPFSYYGDYQSEYYAPGANYDFFPQGPPSSQAQTPVDLPFVPSSGPTGTPLGGMDHPLPGHHPSSEVQRFSDIMSHHPGDSPSPEPGIPGPLHSISSEVFGPSPPFTSLSLNGSGYNNHLSHPPSEMNEGTVW, from the exons ATGGTCCACTGCGCCGGCTGCGAGAGGCCTATCCTGGACCGCTTTCTGCTCAACGTGCTGGACAGAGCCTGGCACGTCAAGTGCGTGCAGTGTTGCGAGTGCAAGTGCAATTtgacagagaaatgtttttctcgAGAGGGAAGACTGTACTGCAAAAACGATTTCTTTAG gcggTTCGGCACCAAGTGTGGCGGCTGTTCTCAAGGAATCTCCCCCAACGACCTGGTGCGGAGGGCCCGCAGCAAAGTGTTTCACCTCAACTGCTTCACCTGCATGATGTGCAACAAGCAGCTGTCCACCGGAGAGGAGCTCTACATCATAGACGAGAACAAATTCGTTTGCAAAGACGATTACCTGAACAACGCCAGTGTGAAAGACACCAACctcctctcag TCACGGCGTGCAGCGACCCCAGCCTGTCCCCGGACTCCAGGACCAGCTGCAGGACGACGTGGTCCTGAAGGACACGGAGGATCGCGGCCTTGTCCGACAAGGAGACCGTCAACAACGAGAACGACGACCAGAACCTGGGGGGTAAAAGGCGCGGCCCGCGGACCACCATCAAGGCCaagcagctggagacgctgAAGGCTGCGTTCGCCGCGACCCCCAAACCCACGAGGCACATCAGGGAGCAGCTGGCCCAGGAGACCGGCCTCAACATGAGGGTCATCCAG gtctGGTTCCAGAACCGCCGTTCCAAAGAGAGGCGCATGAAGCAGCTGAGCGCACTGGGCGCGCGCAGGCACGCCTTCTTCCGGAGCCCGCGGCGGATGAGGACGCTGGTGGACCGGCTGGAGCCCGGGGAGCTCATCCCCAACGGGCCCTTCTCCTACTACGGAG ATTATCAGAGTGAGTACTACGCCCCGGGAGCGAACTATGACTTTTTCCCTCAGGGGCCCCCGTCGTCGCAGGCCCAGACCCCGGTGGACCTGCCCTTCGTGCCCTCCTCGGGCCCCACGGGGACCCCGCTCGGAGGCATGGACCACCCCCTGCCGGGACACCACCCGTCCAGCGAGGTGCAGCGCTTCTCCGACATCATGTCCCACCACCCGGGGGACTCTCCCAGCCCCGAGCCCGGCATCCCGGGGCCCCTGCACAGCATCTCCTCCGAGGTGTTCGGCCCCAGCCCTCCCTTTACCTCACTGTCGCTCAACGGCAGCGGATACAACAACCACCTGTCCCACCCGCCCTCGGAAATGAACGAGGGCACGGTGTGGTAG